The Candidatus Syntrophosphaera sp. genome includes a region encoding these proteins:
- a CDS encoding M6 family metalloprotease domain-containing protein has product MKVLALLALLLSFAILNANFVKNQPLSLEQPDGSTYAAFVTGDEFHRNIHDGENYTIMLDPATGYYVYALPDGDSIRPSEYVAGSIDPSSLGIPPKLRIDPRIVEERIAAHQAALGTPDDRAPTTGTINNIFIFVRFADQSEYTGPISDYVSMCNSTTGASMRGYFLEESNSQLTINTTFYPAPVGGIIRSFQDSHNRGYFLPWSASNTIGYTTDTQGYTRLQTMMRAAIVSVSGSIPAGLNVDGDGDGNVDNITFVAQGNSSGIWNSPLWPHHWTLHLVTAVYINTKRVWDYNLQFSNSIARGVICHEMSHTLGFPDLYHYSDDYDHLTPVGSWDLMEWDAAIPQHHLTYMKWKYGNWFTTIPTITPTSTPTTYTLTAIDQNPFSCYKIASTNPNQFYVLEYRRKTGTYENSIPASGILVSRIITVHDGTTLRGNSNGPPDEVYLYRPGGTVTLNGTINSAHFSSNVSRTAIHTGANPEPWLYVNTTTQSVGNLVITDISSSGGTTMTFKVRNSVPNVWDGSSSTNWHTGSNWSLNSVPTSSQDVIIPSGLTNYPVVSSNANAKNLELRNGASLSIGGVALNVANNADISGSLTLSASLSDLYVGGDLFFRAGSTASIPAGGYIFVQSDVEFHTSINLASGYLRFYGNGNSFIRTYTASTIAGLSLYKTTGYVAVSNLSTSQLTINGSVLVYGGNILYHSYSGTTVVKGNFTVYADAACSLNSGTISMEGNASRNITLTDAGSYFNNLRINKDSGYTVNVLSNIEVRGNLTINGGVFNANDHTLTVKGDWINTLGQAAFTEGTSRVIFAGDAHQYCNYSENFNILETNCTAALRVNSSTAVVTCAEYDWTAGAIDILAGTFTANDLSDNGIAGGWYLNAGGTINLYNIGGWVDLRGDLHIFGGEFNVYGGTTASYWPFASNASLSMSGGVLDFKDQGIYIYENVAYTFTENITGGTIRVARNIQIDRSDFTPTGGLIEMVGSMDASVSHWAGSNLYSLKINKQSTREESALIESTATDKEGNVIELTRANTVNASSDLDINGYFMLSNGTFVAPAQMNVRGSWYNYVGEAAFNEGTGLVVFDGNASTTIYATEVFNAIELNKTSSTLNLNLQSSRNLTCNSYNWTQGGLNVTGGTFTALDLVDSGVMGTVNLTSGTINYHQDAGQYIDLRGTITIEGGTFNIHGGVGPAWFSYIDTATLNMSGGILDFKDVGIFVSAALPFNDNISGGTIRTTGNFVCNRSNFNPTGGILEMYGSVDRNISHVAGANLNALKINKSSTRDGIPEALTETDRNGRSRELTRSNTITASSDLDINGDLTLQAGVLSANTRTLNVGGNWINNAGTAAFNAGTSTVVFDKASLGQNVSGTTNFHNVTDSHFGNALAFQGNTGIAGTLTVGNIVTFSAGGTMNNVVNTVSGAILAFYGTTIHNIASYTGGGSLRAWSNSHVVIADLTQNGLYGSFIADTGHLEFHQGTDQYNDVNGDMTIANNGIVDIYGGSMDCYIGYTNPITFTLSSGEFNVKDRGIWLTSTNSGDYAISGGTIRANGNFFDNRGSFDPTGGTVELTGSGDNTVTLLPTSWFWTLKVNKLATRESGIDPMFETDREGNVHPITRTRNLTINECTVKGGFIQDAANVVSLGGTLTVSDGYITSINGGLLQTGGYNLVCTGNLNINGTLLVSPGSSLMMSHTKNVNINSGGEFLASGTSTQAATVTHNVSGYYGFNVESGATVGAAYTVFEYMSASGINVKTGSLVNTNYAFDYCTFRLGLSGGRLLQINNSQSFTVTGAFFPTNTWSGAYNVTKTADSGLVYFAGWSGPFGGPAFEQDSYNRVWWEGSGVPPIGDLAISYVPSTNRIQLNWTYPLAVTEFRIYRASTPDGTFSQISSTTGTSWSQIVPGDIYFYRVTAIVP; this is encoded by the coding sequence ATGAAAGTCCTTGCTTTACTGGCACTGCTGCTTAGCTTTGCCATCCTGAACGCCAATTTTGTCAAGAATCAACCCCTTAGCCTCGAACAGCCTGACGGCAGTACTTACGCTGCCTTCGTCACTGGCGACGAATTCCACCGCAACATCCACGATGGCGAGAACTACACCATAATGCTGGATCCCGCCACGGGATATTATGTGTATGCCCTTCCAGACGGAGATTCCATCCGGCCATCGGAATATGTGGCCGGCAGCATCGATCCGTCGTCTCTGGGCATCCCGCCCAAGCTGCGGATCGACCCCCGGATCGTGGAAGAGCGGATCGCCGCCCATCAAGCTGCTTTGGGCACCCCCGATGACCGGGCTCCAACCACCGGCACGATCAACAACATCTTCATCTTTGTCAGATTCGCTGATCAATCCGAATACACTGGACCGATCTCGGATTATGTATCCATGTGCAATTCCACCACCGGAGCCTCGATGCGTGGCTACTTTCTGGAGGAAAGCAACAGCCAACTGACCATTAACACCACCTTTTACCCGGCCCCGGTGGGTGGGATCATCCGCAGCTTCCAGGACAGCCACAACCGCGGTTATTTCCTGCCTTGGAGCGCCTCCAACACCATCGGCTATACCACTGACACACAAGGTTATACCAGGCTGCAAACCATGATGCGGGCCGCGATCGTTTCGGTGAGCGGCAGCATACCAGCCGGCCTGAATGTCGACGGGGACGGGGACGGCAACGTGGACAACATAACCTTCGTGGCCCAGGGTAACTCCTCTGGGATCTGGAACAGCCCGCTTTGGCCGCACCACTGGACCCTGCATCTGGTCACGGCGGTATACATCAACACCAAGCGGGTGTGGGACTACAACCTGCAATTCTCAAACTCCATCGCCCGCGGCGTTATCTGCCACGAGATGTCCCACACCCTGGGATTCCCGGATTTGTATCACTACAGTGACGATTATGACCACCTTACGCCGGTGGGGTCTTGGGACCTGATGGAATGGGATGCCGCCATACCCCAGCACCATCTGACCTACATGAAATGGAAATACGGGAATTGGTTTACCACCATCCCCACCATCACGCCCACATCGACCCCCACCACATACACCCTGACAGCCATAGACCAGAATCCCTTCTCCTGCTACAAGATAGCCTCCACCAACCCCAACCAGTTCTATGTTTTGGAGTACCGCCGCAAAACGGGCACCTATGAAAACTCCATTCCCGCCTCTGGCATCCTGGTGAGCAGGATCATAACGGTTCATGACGGCACAACCCTGCGCGGAAACTCAAACGGGCCACCCGACGAGGTCTATCTCTACAGGCCAGGCGGGACGGTCACGCTTAACGGGACCATCAATTCAGCCCATTTTTCCTCCAACGTATCCCGGACCGCGATCCATACTGGCGCCAATCCGGAACCCTGGCTCTATGTGAACACGACCACCCAGTCGGTGGGAAACCTGGTCATCACCGATATCAGTTCCTCCGGCGGCACCACAATGACCTTCAAAGTGCGCAACTCGGTGCCCAACGTCTGGGACGGCAGCAGCTCCACCAACTGGCATACTGGCTCGAACTGGAGCCTGAACTCCGTGCCGACCAGTTCCCAGGATGTGATCATTCCCAGCGGCCTGACCAATTACCCGGTGGTATCTTCCAATGCCAACGCGAAGAATCTGGAACTACGCAACGGGGCATCCCTCTCGATCGGCGGGGTCGCGCTGAATGTTGCCAACAACGCGGATATCTCGGGATCGCTCACCTTAAGTGCTTCGCTATCAGATCTCTACGTCGGGGGAGATCTGTTCTTCAGGGCAGGATCAACTGCCAGCATTCCCGCGGGCGGATACATCTTCGTCCAAAGCGACGTCGAGTTTCACACCTCCATAAACCTCGCCAGCGGATACCTGCGTTTCTATGGCAACGGCAATTCTTTCATCCGGACCTACACGGCCTCCACCATAGCGGGTCTGAGCCTCTATAAAACAACAGGTTACGTTGCCGTCAGTAATCTGTCCACGTCCCAACTGACCATCAACGGAAGCGTCCTCGTGTATGGTGGGAACATCCTGTATCATAGCTATTCCGGCACTACCGTGGTCAAAGGGAATTTCACTGTTTACGCGGATGCAGCCTGTAGCCTGAATTCCGGCACGATCAGCATGGAAGGCAACGCTTCGCGCAACATCACCTTGACCGATGCCGGGAGTTACTTCAACAACCTGAGGATCAACAAAGACAGCGGCTACACGGTCAACGTTCTTTCCAACATTGAGGTCAGGGGAAATCTGACCATCAACGGCGGTGTGTTCAATGCCAACGATCATACCTTGACCGTGAAAGGAGACTGGATCAACACGCTCGGCCAGGCTGCCTTTACGGAAGGCACATCACGCGTGATCTTCGCCGGCGATGCACATCAATACTGCAATTATTCGGAGAACTTCAACATCCTGGAAACAAATTGCACAGCCGCTTTGCGGGTAAACAGTTCCACCGCGGTGGTCACCTGCGCCGAGTATGACTGGACCGCCGGCGCGATCGACATCCTGGCCGGCACCTTCACGGCCAACGATCTGAGCGACAATGGAATAGCCGGAGGCTGGTATCTGAACGCCGGCGGAACGATAAATCTGTACAATATCGGGGGCTGGGTCGACCTGCGCGGAGACCTCCATATCTTTGGCGGCGAATTCAACGTCTATGGCGGCACCACTGCGTCCTACTGGCCCTTTGCGTCCAATGCCTCGTTATCCATGAGCGGCGGAGTGCTGGATTTCAAGGACCAGGGAATCTATATCTATGAAAACGTGGCGTATACTTTCACCGAAAACATCACTGGTGGCACGATCCGGGTTGCCAGGAACATCCAGATCGATCGTTCGGATTTCACACCCACCGGCGGGCTTATCGAGATGGTCGGAAGCATGGACGCCAGCGTCTCGCATTGGGCGGGTTCGAACCTCTACAGCCTTAAGATCAACAAACAGAGCACCCGTGAGGAAAGCGCGCTGATTGAATCGACCGCAACCGACAAAGAGGGCAACGTCATCGAACTGACCCGCGCCAACACAGTCAACGCCTCCAGCGATCTGGACATCAACGGCTATTTCATGCTCAGCAACGGGACCTTTGTCGCGCCGGCCCAGATGAATGTCCGCGGCAGTTGGTACAACTATGTCGGCGAAGCCGCTTTCAATGAAGGAACCGGCCTGGTGGTCTTTGACGGCAACGCCTCCACGACGATCTATGCCACTGAAGTCTTCAACGCCATCGAACTGAACAAGACCTCATCGACCCTGAATCTGAATCTGCAGAGTAGCAGAAACCTGACCTGCAATTCCTACAACTGGACCCAGGGCGGGCTGAACGTCACGGGCGGCACCTTCACCGCGCTCGATCTAGTCGATTCAGGCGTCATGGGAACGGTCAACCTGACCTCAGGTACCATCAATTATCATCAGGATGCCGGCCAATACATCGACCTGCGCGGAACGATCACCATTGAGGGCGGCACCTTCAACATCCACGGAGGCGTTGGGCCTGCATGGTTCTCCTACATTGACACAGCCACCCTGAACATGAGTGGGGGTATCCTGGATTTCAAGGACGTCGGCATTTTTGTCTCAGCCGCTCTCCCATTCAACGACAATATCAGCGGCGGCACCATCCGCACGACCGGCAACTTTGTATGCAACAGGAGCAATTTCAATCCAACCGGCGGCATCCTGGAGATGTATGGAAGCGTTGACCGCAACATATCCCACGTTGCCGGGGCAAACCTTAATGCCCTGAAGATCAATAAATCAAGCACCCGGGACGGGATTCCGGAAGCGTTGACAGAAACGGACAGGAATGGCCGCAGCCGCGAACTTACACGCAGCAACACCATTACCGCTTCGTCAGATCTGGACATCAACGGCGACCTAACCCTCCAGGCCGGAGTCCTCTCTGCCAACACCAGGACTCTGAATGTTGGCGGAAACTGGATCAATAACGCCGGAACCGCCGCTTTCAATGCCGGAACCAGCACCGTGGTCTTCGACAAGGCCAGCTTGGGGCAAAATGTTTCCGGGACCACCAACTTCCACAACGTGACCGACTCCCACTTTGGCAACGCCCTCGCCTTCCAGGGCAACACCGGGATCGCGGGCACGCTCACGGTCGGCAATATCGTAACCTTCAGTGCTGGCGGCACCATGAACAATGTCGTGAACACGGTTAGCGGAGCCATCCTCGCCTTCTATGGCACAACGATCCACAACATAGCTTCCTACACCGGCGGAGGATCCCTGCGAGCCTGGTCGAACAGCCATGTCGTCATCGCCGATCTCACCCAGAACGGGCTCTACGGATCGTTCATCGCCGACACGGGACACCTGGAATTCCACCAGGGGACGGATCAATACAATGATGTCAATGGCGACATGACCATCGCCAACAACGGCATCGTGGACATCTATGGCGGAAGCATGGATTGCTATATCGGTTACACCAATCCGATCACTTTCACACTCAGCTCCGGTGAGTTCAACGTCAAGGATCGCGGTATCTGGCTCACCTCCACCAATTCCGGCGATTATGCCATCAGCGGAGGAACCATCCGGGCCAACGGAAACTTCTTTGACAACCGCGGCAGCTTCGATCCCACCGGGGGAACTGTGGAACTGACCGGTTCAGGGGACAACACGGTCACCCTGTTGCCCACAAGCTGGTTCTGGACCCTCAAGGTGAACAAGCTGGCAACCCGCGAATCCGGGATTGATCCCATGTTCGAGACCGACCGCGAAGGAAACGTCCACCCCATAACCCGTACCCGCAACCTGACCATCAATGAATGCACCGTCAAGGGCGGATTCATCCAGGACGCGGCCAACGTCGTCTCCCTGGGTGGCACGCTTACGGTCAGCGATGGCTACATCACCAGCATCAACGGCGGCCTGTTGCAGACCGGAGGCTACAACCTGGTCTGCACCGGCAACCTGAACATCAACGGCACCCTGCTCGTCAGCCCCGGCTCCAGCCTGATGATGTCCCACACCAAGAACGTCAACATAAACAGCGGCGGAGAATTCCTGGCCTCCGGGACATCGACCCAGGCGGCCACCGTAACCCACAACGTGAGCGGCTATTACGGCTTCAACGTGGAAAGCGGGGCGACCGTCGGGGCCGCCTACACGGTCTTCGAATACATGAGCGCCAGCGGGATCAACGTCAAAACAGGCTCCCTGGTCAACACCAACTATGCTTTCGACTATTGCACTTTCCGGCTGGGCTTGTCCGGTGGCAGGCTGCTCCAGATCAATAACAGCCAGTCTTTCACCGTCACCGGGGCCTTCTTCCCGACCAACACCTGGAGCGGGGCATACAACGTCACCAAGACCGCGGATAGCGGCCTGGTCTACTTTGCCGGCTGGAGCGGCCCCTTTGGCGGGCCAGCTTTCGAGCAGGACAGCTACAACCGCGTCTGGTGGGAGGGAAGCGGAGTTCCGCCCATCGGAGACCTGGCCATCAGCTACGTCCCCTCCACCAACCGGATCCAGCTGAACTGGACCTATCCCCTGGCCGTAACAGAATTCCGGATCTACCGCGCAAGCACGCCGGACGGGACTTTCAGCCAGATCTCTTCGACCACCGGCACATCCTGGTCGCAGATCGTTCCCGGCGATATCTACTTCTATCGGGTCACGGCCATCGTGCCCTGA
- a CDS encoding GNAT family N-acetyltransferase — protein sequence MPLPFNMNRMLDTELRFPQRFTNMTPKNYGMLFWNEGNKKSYDSNHAVITDHLGPESSIRDIEFFYKTKGIAPRIHQSYQARELEKIGPALENHGFKIETRDEQFFMHEHESTLRPVPELRIERLHHLSIDVMETIAIEFGGDWTIKVVERHLLHPSYHLLGGFIADELASLASVSVYAGYSRVDDVYTRDKFRGRGFGGAMIDYLVKYHNQLSENYLYLFSADPAAIRIYEKAGFTKLPQNFQCWSAWKEIQ from the coding sequence ATGCCGCTACCTTTTAACATGAACCGCATGCTGGATACAGAACTGCGCTTCCCCCAGCGATTTACGAACATGACACCCAAAAACTACGGCATGCTCTTCTGGAATGAGGGCAACAAAAAATCCTATGACAGCAACCATGCTGTGATCACAGACCACCTTGGCCCGGAATCATCCATCCGCGACATTGAGTTCTTCTATAAAACCAAAGGCATTGCCCCCCGCATCCATCAATCCTATCAAGCCAGGGAACTCGAAAAGATCGGCCCGGCCTTGGAAAATCACGGCTTCAAGATCGAGACCAGAGACGAGCAGTTCTTCATGCATGAGCATGAAAGCACCCTGAGGCCGGTTCCGGAATTGCGGATCGAGCGGCTGCACCATCTGAGCATCGACGTGATGGAAACCATCGCCATCGAGTTCGGAGGCGATTGGACGATCAAAGTGGTGGAGCGCCATCTGCTGCACCCTTCCTATCATCTGTTGGGTGGATTCATCGCCGATGAGCTGGCCTCGCTGGCCTCCGTGAGCGTTTACGCTGGTTATAGCAGGGTGGACGATGTCTACACGCGGGATAAATTCCGCGGGCGCGGTTTCGGCGGAGCCATGATCGACTATCTGGTGAAATACCATAATCAGCTCAGCGAGAACTACTTATACCTTTTTTCGGCTGATCCCGCCGCCATCCGCATCTATGAGAAGGCCGGGTTCACCAAATTGCCCCAGAATTTCCAGTGTTGGTCGGCTTGGAAGGAAATTCAATAA
- a CDS encoding GyrI-like domain-containing protein, with the protein MEPRIVHREAFTVVGMKCRTTMADNQIPRLWEDFNPRARAVQHALFAQGCYGICFNEEGDEPGGDWFSYLAGVEVTELKDVPAGMESLLIPASDHAVFEHLGTLENLQQTYHFIYNQWLPQSEYVMLGSQDFELYDQRFKYGLPDSVMEIWIPVSKK; encoded by the coding sequence ATGGAACCCAGAATCGTGCATCGCGAAGCCTTCACCGTGGTGGGGATGAAATGCCGCACCACTATGGCAGACAATCAGATACCCCGGCTTTGGGAAGATTTCAACCCCCGCGCACGAGCGGTCCAGCACGCTCTTTTTGCGCAGGGCTGCTACGGAATTTGCTTTAATGAAGAGGGCGACGAGCCCGGAGGAGACTGGTTTTCCTATCTGGCCGGAGTCGAAGTGACCGAGCTGAAAGACGTTCCCGCCGGAATGGAATCCCTACTGATCCCGGCATCCGACCACGCAGTCTTCGAACATCTTGGCACCCTGGAAAACCTCCAGCAGACCTATCACTTCATCTACAACCAGTGGCTGCCCCAAAGCGAATACGTCATGTTGGGCAGCCAGGATTTCGAGCTCTACGACCAGCGCTTCAAATATGGCCTGCCCGATTCCGTGATGGAGATCTGGATCCCTGTCAGCAAAAAGTAG
- a CDS encoding DUF4080 domain-containing protein produces the protein MGLNSAWYQSNPALYYLRNSLRGLGMRVRIREFALSEQPMDILATLIGLKPDVICFSAYVWNRGLIQLLIPELRKLLPKAKIVLGGPEADSPSLQESPDFVLRGPGEGIFRLLAESGFSLPRGIHEAPAPHLQDLPFPYRASDKPALQNKLIYYETSRGCPFRCVYCLSALDTRNEARFDPALSADRKRLFAELDRLVALEPRTLKFVDRSFNAHPGLARLIWKYALERGQSCEFHFEIYPGLLAEEDIRLLEKAPPGRIRFEIGIQTTNPEVATNCGRASDWPKARNILLALRQRTQVRVHADLLAGLPGENISSIFNSLDELAALFPHEIQLGLLKILPHTPMRDIASQRGYLWMDDPPYQVLASDALSFAEISELHDLARAINLYWNKAEFIGHWEDLLKSGKPASELFIRLRSHHYANSLPLHSISRQARAEIFAKTLLI, from the coding sequence GTGGGGCTCAACAGCGCCTGGTACCAGAGCAATCCGGCCCTCTATTACCTGCGTAACTCTTTGCGCGGCTTGGGCATGCGGGTGAGGATCAGGGAATTTGCCCTGTCCGAGCAACCCATGGACATACTGGCCACCCTGATCGGCCTGAAGCCTGATGTGATCTGCTTTTCTGCCTATGTCTGGAACCGCGGCCTGATCCAACTGCTCATCCCCGAACTGCGCAAACTTTTACCCAAGGCAAAGATCGTCCTGGGCGGTCCGGAAGCGGACTCTCCGAGCCTGCAAGAATCTCCGGATTTTGTGCTGAGAGGGCCTGGCGAAGGGATCTTCCGCTTGCTGGCGGAATCAGGCTTTTCCCTGCCCCGGGGCATCCATGAGGCCCCCGCGCCGCATTTGCAGGACCTGCCCTTTCCCTATCGTGCCAGCGACAAACCCGCACTGCAAAACAAACTCATCTATTACGAAACCTCGCGCGGCTGCCCCTTCCGCTGCGTGTATTGCCTTTCCGCTTTGGACACGCGCAATGAAGCGCGCTTCGATCCAGCCCTGTCCGCGGACCGAAAACGCCTTTTTGCTGAACTGGACAGGCTTGTGGCTCTCGAACCCCGCACCCTCAAATTCGTTGACCGCAGCTTCAATGCCCATCCCGGCCTGGCCCGCCTGATCTGGAAATATGCCCTGGAGCGAGGCCAATCCTGCGAATTCCACTTTGAGATCTACCCGGGCCTGCTGGCTGAAGAGGACATCCGATTGCTGGAAAAAGCCCCGCCCGGCCGCATCCGCTTTGAGATCGGGATCCAGACCACCAACCCCGAAGTCGCCACAAACTGCGGACGCGCCTCCGACTGGCCCAAAGCCCGAAACATCCTCCTGGCCTTGCGCCAGCGCACTCAGGTCCGCGTCCATGCCGACCTGCTGGCCGGATTGCCCGGCGAAAACATCAGCTCCATCTTCAATTCCCTCGATGAACTCGCGGCCCTCTTTCCGCATGAGATCCAGCTCGGTTTGCTGAAGATCCTGCCCCACACCCCGATGCGCGATATCGCCTCGCAAAGAGGTTATTTATGGATGGACGATCCGCCCTACCAGGTGCTGGCTTCCGATGCCCTCTCCTTTGCCGAGATCTCCGAATTGCACGACCTCGCGCGAGCCATCAACCTATATTGGAACAAGGCTGAATTTATCGGTCACTGGGAGGATCTGCTGAAGTCTGGCAAACCAGCCTCCGAATTGTTCATTCGCCTCAGAAGCCATCACTACGCCAATTCTCTGCCCCTGCACAGCATTTCCCGCCAGGCCAGGGCTGAGATTTTTGCCAAAACCCTCCTGATCTGA
- a CDS encoding formylglycine-generating enzyme family protein: MSRCISIPGYVSHIVGTKSANELGICDMSGNLFEWVWDPYAA; this comes from the coding sequence GTGAGCCGATGTATCTCGATTCCAGGCTATGTTTCGCATATTGTGGGAACAAAATCAGCCAATGAACTGGGTATTTGTGATATGAGCGGTAATCTATTTGAATGGGTGTGGGATCCTTATGCTGCTTAG
- the dprA gene encoding DNA-processing protein DprA, which yields MSDKLIAWLCLKSAPGLKIRSILELLQKYPDPQSYVGKGDHALYSDAGVDPSVKEHLRGAVPHPKQEQIRKLCEHYGIKLLCLGEPDYPTGLANIVTPPLVLYYRGDLVKALKQICLAVVGTRKPTAYGRDMCAKLLGPVCKHEVTIVSGLASGIDTCAHTAALKNGAQTIAVLASGVETIYPGSNKDLARQIIEHGALVSEFEPGTKLDPWNFPTRNRIISALAQNVFIVEGPLSSGAMLTAKFAIEQNRDVMALPGEINHPNAQGPNYLIKNGAQCITSPEDILSALGFDAEVKDQLEIMPEISADEQKVFDLFKTEQREITFDELLVQTGHNFGKLSTILLNLELKGYISKTGGNTFILG from the coding sequence GTGAGCGACAAACTCATCGCCTGGCTGTGCCTGAAATCCGCGCCGGGCCTGAAAATCCGGAGCATCCTGGAACTCCTGCAAAAGTATCCCGATCCCCAAAGCTATGTGGGCAAAGGCGATCACGCCCTATACTCCGATGCCGGCGTCGACCCGTCCGTCAAAGAGCACCTGCGCGGCGCGGTTCCGCACCCCAAACAGGAGCAGATCCGCAAACTCTGCGAGCATTACGGGATAAAGCTGCTCTGCCTTGGCGAGCCGGATTATCCGACCGGACTGGCCAACATCGTCACTCCGCCCTTGGTTTTGTACTATCGCGGGGACCTGGTCAAAGCCCTGAAACAGATTTGCCTGGCCGTGGTGGGAACCCGCAAGCCCACGGCTTACGGCAGGGACATGTGCGCCAAATTGCTTGGCCCGGTCTGCAAACATGAGGTAACCATCGTCAGCGGCCTGGCTTCCGGCATCGATACCTGCGCCCACACCGCCGCCCTCAAAAACGGCGCGCAGACGATCGCCGTCCTGGCCAGCGGAGTGGAAACCATCTATCCCGGCTCCAACAAAGACCTGGCCCGGCAGATCATCGAGCACGGTGCCCTGGTCTCGGAATTCGAACCCGGCACCAAACTCGATCCCTGGAATTTCCCCACGCGCAACAGGATCATCTCCGCCCTCGCGCAGAACGTCTTCATCGTCGAAGGACCCCTTTCCAGCGGTGCCATGCTCACGGCCAAATTCGCCATCGAGCAAAACCGCGACGTGATGGCCCTCCCCGGCGAGATCAACCATCCCAATGCCCAGGGGCCCAACTATTTGATCAAGAACGGAGCGCAGTGCATCACCAGCCCGGAGGATATCCTTTCCGCGCTGGGCTTCGATGCCGAGGTTAAAGACCAGCTTGAGATCATGCCCGAGATCTCAGCCGACGAGCAAAAAGTCTTCGACCTCTTCAAAACCGAGCAGCGCGAGATCACTTTCGACGAATTGCTGGTCCAGACCGGCCACAACTTCGGCAAACTCTCCACCATACTGCTCAATCTTGAGCTCAAAGGTTACATCAGCAAAACCGGGGGCAACACCTTCATTCTAGGATAA